One window of the Saccopteryx bilineata isolate mSacBil1 chromosome 2, mSacBil1_pri_phased_curated, whole genome shotgun sequence genome contains the following:
- the SLC39A5 gene encoding zinc transporter ZIP5 isoform X3, protein MMGLPVSHLLAGLCVCVALGWGGVSAPNLGPAELEQNHYLAQLFGLYGENGTLTSGGLARLLHSLGLGRVQGLRLGHHGPSAGRAVPPSGDNSTHRPQDPDLNVDVWAELPLGPSGWGDIEEPKAPSRLDLFHRLLLLDHSLADHLNEDCLNGSQLLVNFGLSPAAPLTPHQFALLCPALLYQIDSRVCIQAAIPNPPGDLLSVLVHSALAVLLLSLPAPLSLLLLRLLGSHLLRPLLGFLGTLAVGTLCGDALLHLLPHAQGGQHAAPNGRPQEDLGPGLSVLGGLFLLFFLENMLGILQRRGIRPRCCRRKRKDLRTPNLDPEDGSGMALQPLPAAPEPGAQGFREQDSQTPAAPVPPGHQGHSHRHQGGSDTSLTWMVLLGDGLHNLTDGLAIGDFAMLLRAGLPFQRLLLLSLVSGVLGLGGAALGVGLSLGPVPLTPWVFGVTAGVFLYVALVDMLPALLRPPEPLPPLEVVLQGLGLLLGGGLMLTIALMEEQLQPQGSDG, encoded by the exons ATGATGGGGCTCCCAGTGAGTCATCTGTTGgctggcttgtgtgtgtgtgtggccttggGCTGGGGAGGAGTTTCAGCCCCCAACCTGGGCCCTGCGGAGCTGGAGCAGAACCATTACCTGGCCCAGCTGTTTGGCCTGTATGGGGAGAATGGCACACTGACTTCCGGGGGCCTTGCGAGGCTTCTCCACAGCCTGGGACTAGGCCGAGTTCAGGGGCTGCGCCTGGGacaccatgggccttcagctggGCGGGCTGTACCCCCATCTGGAGATAACTCTACACACAG GCCACAGGACCCTGATTTGAATGTAGATGTCTGGGCGGAGCTGCCTCTGGGTCCCTCAGGATGGGGTGACATTGAGGAGCCAAAGGCCCCCTCGCGCCTGGATCTCTTTCACAGGCTTCTGTTGCTGGACCATTCACTAGCTGACCATCTGAATGAGGAT TGTCTGAATGGCTCCCAGCTGCTTGTGAATTTTGGCCTGAGCCCTGCTGCTCCTCTGACTCCTCATCAGTTTGCTCTGCTGTGCCCAGCCTTGCTTTATCAGATCGACAGCCGTGTCTGCATCCAGGCTGCTATTCCAAACCCCCCAGGGGATCTACTATCTG TCCTGGTTCATAGTGCCCTGGCAGTCCTGCTGCTcagcctccctgctcctctctccctgctgctgctgcggctCCTGGGATCTCATCTATTGCGGCCCCTGCTGGGCTTCCTCGGAACCCTGGCCGTGGGCACACTCTGTGGGGATGCGCTGCTGCACCTGCTGCCGCAT GCACAAGGAGGGCAGCATGCTGCTCCTAACGGACGACCCCAGGAAGACCTGGGTCCAGGGCTGTCGGTGCTTGGTGGtctcttcctgctcttcttcctggAGAACATGCTAGGAATTCTACAGCGCCGAGGGATCAGGCCA AGATGCTGCAGGCGAAAAAGAAAGGATCTCAGAACACCAAACCTGGACCCAGAGGATGGCAGTGGGATGGCACTTCAGCCCCTACCAGCAGCTCCAG AGCCAGGAGCTCAGGGCTTCAGGGAGCAGGACAGCCAGACCCCAGCAGCCCCAGTCCCTCCTGGGCACCAAGGCCACAGTCACAGGCATCAAGGTGGCAGTGACACCAGTCTAACATGGATGGTCCTCCTGGGAGATGGTCTGCACAACCTCACTGATGGGCTGGCCATAG GTGACTTTGCCATGCTGCTCAGGGCCGGGCTGCCCTTTCagcggctgctgctgctgagccTGGTGTCTGGAGTTCTCGGCCTCGGGGGTGCAGCCTTGGGGGTGGGGCTCAGTTTGGGCCCTGTCCCCCTCACTCCCTGGGTGTTTGGGGTCACTGCTGGGGTCTTCCTCTATGTGGCCCTTGTGGACATG ctcccagccctgctgcGTCCTCCTGAgcccctccctccactggaggTTGTActgcaggggctggggctgctgctgGGTGGCGGCCTCATGCTCACCATAGCCCTAATGGAGGAGCAGCTGCAGCCCCAGGGCTCTGATGGCTGA
- the NABP2 gene encoding SOSS complex subunit B1 isoform X1: MKVRKVGRGGSGSMTTETFVKDIKPGLKNLNLIFIVLETGRVTKTKDGHEVRTCKVADKTGSINISVWDDVGNLIQPGDIIRLTKGYASVFKGCLTLYTGRGGDLQKIGEFCMVYSEIPNFSEPNPEYSAQQAPNKTVQNDSSSTAPQATTGTPAASPASESQNGNGLSAPPGPGGGPHPPHTPSHPPSTRITRSQPNHTPAGPPGPSNNLVSNGKETRRSSKR, translated from the exons ATGAAGGTTCGGAAAG TGGGGCGCGGGGGCTCAGGCAGCATGACGACGGAGACGTTTGTGAAAGATATCAAGCCCGGGCTCAAGAATCTGAACCTCATCTTCATTGTGCTGGAAACAG GTCGAGTGACCAAGACAAAGGATGGTCATGAGGTTCGGACCTGCAAAGTGGCAGACAAAACAGGCAGCATTAATATCTCTGTCTGGGACGATGTGGGCAACCTGATCCAGCCTGGGGACATTATCCGGCTCACCAAAGG GTACGCTTCAGTGTTCAAAGGTTGTCTGACACTGTACACTGGCCGTGGGGGTGATCTTCAGAAGATTGGAGA ATTCTGTATGGTTTATTCTGAGATTCCTAACTTCAGTGAGCCAAACCCAgagtacagtgcccagcaggcACCCAACAAGACC GTGCAGAACGACAGCAGCTCTACAGCTCCCCAGGCTACCACTGGAACTCCTGCTGCTTCTCCAG CCTCTGAGAGCCAGAACGGGAATGGACTGAGTGCCCCACCAGGTCCTGGTGGTGGCCCACACCCCCCTCACACTCCTTCTCACCCCCCCAGCACCCGAATTACCCGAAGCCAGCCCAACCACACACCTGCTGGCCCTCCTGGCCCCTCCAACAACCTTGTCAGTAATGGCAAAGAGACCCGGAGGAGCAGCAAGAGATAG
- the NABP2 gene encoding SOSS complex subunit B1 isoform X2, translated as MTTETFVKDIKPGLKNLNLIFIVLETGRVTKTKDGHEVRTCKVADKTGSINISVWDDVGNLIQPGDIIRLTKGYASVFKGCLTLYTGRGGDLQKIGEFCMVYSEIPNFSEPNPEYSAQQAPNKTVQNDSSSTAPQATTGTPAASPASESQNGNGLSAPPGPGGGPHPPHTPSHPPSTRITRSQPNHTPAGPPGPSNNLVSNGKETRRSSKR; from the exons ATGACGACGGAGACGTTTGTGAAAGATATCAAGCCCGGGCTCAAGAATCTGAACCTCATCTTCATTGTGCTGGAAACAG GTCGAGTGACCAAGACAAAGGATGGTCATGAGGTTCGGACCTGCAAAGTGGCAGACAAAACAGGCAGCATTAATATCTCTGTCTGGGACGATGTGGGCAACCTGATCCAGCCTGGGGACATTATCCGGCTCACCAAAGG GTACGCTTCAGTGTTCAAAGGTTGTCTGACACTGTACACTGGCCGTGGGGGTGATCTTCAGAAGATTGGAGA ATTCTGTATGGTTTATTCTGAGATTCCTAACTTCAGTGAGCCAAACCCAgagtacagtgcccagcaggcACCCAACAAGACC GTGCAGAACGACAGCAGCTCTACAGCTCCCCAGGCTACCACTGGAACTCCTGCTGCTTCTCCAG CCTCTGAGAGCCAGAACGGGAATGGACTGAGTGCCCCACCAGGTCCTGGTGGTGGCCCACACCCCCCTCACACTCCTTCTCACCCCCCCAGCACCCGAATTACCCGAAGCCAGCCCAACCACACACCTGCTGGCCCTCCTGGCCCCTCCAACAACCTTGTCAGTAATGGCAAAGAGACCCGGAGGAGCAGCAAGAGATAG
- the SLC39A5 gene encoding zinc transporter ZIP5 isoform X4 — MMGLPVSHLLAGLCVCVALGWGGVSAPNLGPAELEQNHYLAQLFGLYGENGTLTSGGLARLLHSLGLGRVQGLRLGHHGPSAGRAVPPSGDNSTHRPQDPDLNVDVWAELPLGPSGWGDIEEPKAPSRLDLFHRLLLLDHSLADHLNEDCLNGSQLLVNFGLSPAAPLTPHQFALLCPALLYQIDSRVCIQAAIPNPPGDLLSVLVHSALAVLLLSLPAPLSLLLLRLLGSHLLRPLLGFLGTLAVGTLCGDALLHLLPHAQGGQHAAPNGRPQEDLGPGLSVLGGLFLLFFLENMLGILQRRGIRPRCCRRKRKDLRTPNLDPEDGSGMALQPLPAAPEPGAQGFREQDSQTPAAPVPPGHQGHSHRHQGGSDTSLTWMVLLGDGLHNLTDGLAIGAAFSDGFSSGFSTTLAVFCHEMPHELGDFAMLLRAGLPFQRLLLLSLVSGVLGLGGAALGLPALLRPPEPLPPLEVVLQGLGLLLGGGLMLTIALMEEQLQPQGSDG, encoded by the exons ATGATGGGGCTCCCAGTGAGTCATCTGTTGgctggcttgtgtgtgtgtgtggccttggGCTGGGGAGGAGTTTCAGCCCCCAACCTGGGCCCTGCGGAGCTGGAGCAGAACCATTACCTGGCCCAGCTGTTTGGCCTGTATGGGGAGAATGGCACACTGACTTCCGGGGGCCTTGCGAGGCTTCTCCACAGCCTGGGACTAGGCCGAGTTCAGGGGCTGCGCCTGGGacaccatgggccttcagctggGCGGGCTGTACCCCCATCTGGAGATAACTCTACACACAG GCCACAGGACCCTGATTTGAATGTAGATGTCTGGGCGGAGCTGCCTCTGGGTCCCTCAGGATGGGGTGACATTGAGGAGCCAAAGGCCCCCTCGCGCCTGGATCTCTTTCACAGGCTTCTGTTGCTGGACCATTCACTAGCTGACCATCTGAATGAGGAT TGTCTGAATGGCTCCCAGCTGCTTGTGAATTTTGGCCTGAGCCCTGCTGCTCCTCTGACTCCTCATCAGTTTGCTCTGCTGTGCCCAGCCTTGCTTTATCAGATCGACAGCCGTGTCTGCATCCAGGCTGCTATTCCAAACCCCCCAGGGGATCTACTATCTG TCCTGGTTCATAGTGCCCTGGCAGTCCTGCTGCTcagcctccctgctcctctctccctgctgctgctgcggctCCTGGGATCTCATCTATTGCGGCCCCTGCTGGGCTTCCTCGGAACCCTGGCCGTGGGCACACTCTGTGGGGATGCGCTGCTGCACCTGCTGCCGCAT GCACAAGGAGGGCAGCATGCTGCTCCTAACGGACGACCCCAGGAAGACCTGGGTCCAGGGCTGTCGGTGCTTGGTGGtctcttcctgctcttcttcctggAGAACATGCTAGGAATTCTACAGCGCCGAGGGATCAGGCCA AGATGCTGCAGGCGAAAAAGAAAGGATCTCAGAACACCAAACCTGGACCCAGAGGATGGCAGTGGGATGGCACTTCAGCCCCTACCAGCAGCTCCAG AGCCAGGAGCTCAGGGCTTCAGGGAGCAGGACAGCCAGACCCCAGCAGCCCCAGTCCCTCCTGGGCACCAAGGCCACAGTCACAGGCATCAAGGTGGCAGTGACACCAGTCTAACATGGATGGTCCTCCTGGGAGATGGTCTGCACAACCTCACTGATGGGCTGGCCATAG GTGCTGCCTTCTCTGATGGCTTCTCCAGTGGCTTCAGCACCACTCTAGCAGTGTTCTGCCATGAAATGCCCCACGAGCTGG GTGACTTTGCCATGCTGCTCAGGGCCGGGCTGCCCTTTCagcggctgctgctgctgagccTGGTGTCTGGAGTTCTCGGCCTCGGGGGTGCAGCCTTGGGG ctcccagccctgctgcGTCCTCCTGAgcccctccctccactggaggTTGTActgcaggggctggggctgctgctgGGTGGCGGCCTCATGCTCACCATAGCCCTAATGGAGGAGCAGCTGCAGCCCCAGGGCTCTGATGGCTGA
- the SLC39A5 gene encoding zinc transporter ZIP5 isoform X2: MMGLPVSHLLAGLCVCVALGWGGVSAPNLGPAELEQNHYLAQLFGLYGENGTLTSGGLARLLHSLGLGRVQGLRLGHHGPSAGRAVPPSGDNSTHRPQDPDLNVDVWAELPLGPSGWGDIEEPKAPSRLDLFHRLLLLDHSLADHLNEDCLNGSQLLVNFGLSPAAPLTPHQFALLCPALLYQIDSRVCIQAAIPNPPGDLLSVLVHSALAVLLLSLPAPLSLLLLRLLGSHLLRPLLGFLGTLAVGTLCGDALLHLLPHAQGGQHAAPNGRPQEDLGPGLSVLGGLFLLFFLENMLGILQRRGIRPRCCRRKRKDLRTPNLDPEDGSGMALQPLPAAPEPGAQGFREQDSQTPAAPVPPGHQGHSHRHQGAAFSDGFSSGFSTTLAVFCHEMPHELGDFAMLLRAGLPFQRLLLLSLVSGVLGLGGAALGVGLSLGPVPLTPWVFGVTAGVFLYVALVDMLPALLRPPEPLPPLEVVLQGLGLLLGGGLMLTIALMEEQLQPQGSDG; encoded by the exons ATGATGGGGCTCCCAGTGAGTCATCTGTTGgctggcttgtgtgtgtgtgtggccttggGCTGGGGAGGAGTTTCAGCCCCCAACCTGGGCCCTGCGGAGCTGGAGCAGAACCATTACCTGGCCCAGCTGTTTGGCCTGTATGGGGAGAATGGCACACTGACTTCCGGGGGCCTTGCGAGGCTTCTCCACAGCCTGGGACTAGGCCGAGTTCAGGGGCTGCGCCTGGGacaccatgggccttcagctggGCGGGCTGTACCCCCATCTGGAGATAACTCTACACACAG GCCACAGGACCCTGATTTGAATGTAGATGTCTGGGCGGAGCTGCCTCTGGGTCCCTCAGGATGGGGTGACATTGAGGAGCCAAAGGCCCCCTCGCGCCTGGATCTCTTTCACAGGCTTCTGTTGCTGGACCATTCACTAGCTGACCATCTGAATGAGGAT TGTCTGAATGGCTCCCAGCTGCTTGTGAATTTTGGCCTGAGCCCTGCTGCTCCTCTGACTCCTCATCAGTTTGCTCTGCTGTGCCCAGCCTTGCTTTATCAGATCGACAGCCGTGTCTGCATCCAGGCTGCTATTCCAAACCCCCCAGGGGATCTACTATCTG TCCTGGTTCATAGTGCCCTGGCAGTCCTGCTGCTcagcctccctgctcctctctccctgctgctgctgcggctCCTGGGATCTCATCTATTGCGGCCCCTGCTGGGCTTCCTCGGAACCCTGGCCGTGGGCACACTCTGTGGGGATGCGCTGCTGCACCTGCTGCCGCAT GCACAAGGAGGGCAGCATGCTGCTCCTAACGGACGACCCCAGGAAGACCTGGGTCCAGGGCTGTCGGTGCTTGGTGGtctcttcctgctcttcttcctggAGAACATGCTAGGAATTCTACAGCGCCGAGGGATCAGGCCA AGATGCTGCAGGCGAAAAAGAAAGGATCTCAGAACACCAAACCTGGACCCAGAGGATGGCAGTGGGATGGCACTTCAGCCCCTACCAGCAGCTCCAG AGCCAGGAGCTCAGGGCTTCAGGGAGCAGGACAGCCAGACCCCAGCAGCCCCAGTCCCTCCTGGGCACCAAGGCCACAGTCACAGGCATCAAG GTGCTGCCTTCTCTGATGGCTTCTCCAGTGGCTTCAGCACCACTCTAGCAGTGTTCTGCCATGAAATGCCCCACGAGCTGG GTGACTTTGCCATGCTGCTCAGGGCCGGGCTGCCCTTTCagcggctgctgctgctgagccTGGTGTCTGGAGTTCTCGGCCTCGGGGGTGCAGCCTTGGGGGTGGGGCTCAGTTTGGGCCCTGTCCCCCTCACTCCCTGGGTGTTTGGGGTCACTGCTGGGGTCTTCCTCTATGTGGCCCTTGTGGACATG ctcccagccctgctgcGTCCTCCTGAgcccctccctccactggaggTTGTActgcaggggctggggctgctgctgGGTGGCGGCCTCATGCTCACCATAGCCCTAATGGAGGAGCAGCTGCAGCCCCAGGGCTCTGATGGCTGA
- the SLC39A5 gene encoding zinc transporter ZIP5 isoform X1, translating into MMGLPVSHLLAGLCVCVALGWGGVSAPNLGPAELEQNHYLAQLFGLYGENGTLTSGGLARLLHSLGLGRVQGLRLGHHGPSAGRAVPPSGDNSTHRPQDPDLNVDVWAELPLGPSGWGDIEEPKAPSRLDLFHRLLLLDHSLADHLNEDCLNGSQLLVNFGLSPAAPLTPHQFALLCPALLYQIDSRVCIQAAIPNPPGDLLSVLVHSALAVLLLSLPAPLSLLLLRLLGSHLLRPLLGFLGTLAVGTLCGDALLHLLPHAQGGQHAAPNGRPQEDLGPGLSVLGGLFLLFFLENMLGILQRRGIRPRCCRRKRKDLRTPNLDPEDGSGMALQPLPAAPEPGAQGFREQDSQTPAAPVPPGHQGHSHRHQGGSDTSLTWMVLLGDGLHNLTDGLAIGAAFSDGFSSGFSTTLAVFCHEMPHELGDFAMLLRAGLPFQRLLLLSLVSGVLGLGGAALGVGLSLGPVPLTPWVFGVTAGVFLYVALVDMLPALLRPPEPLPPLEVVLQGLGLLLGGGLMLTIALMEEQLQPQGSDG; encoded by the exons ATGATGGGGCTCCCAGTGAGTCATCTGTTGgctggcttgtgtgtgtgtgtggccttggGCTGGGGAGGAGTTTCAGCCCCCAACCTGGGCCCTGCGGAGCTGGAGCAGAACCATTACCTGGCCCAGCTGTTTGGCCTGTATGGGGAGAATGGCACACTGACTTCCGGGGGCCTTGCGAGGCTTCTCCACAGCCTGGGACTAGGCCGAGTTCAGGGGCTGCGCCTGGGacaccatgggccttcagctggGCGGGCTGTACCCCCATCTGGAGATAACTCTACACACAG GCCACAGGACCCTGATTTGAATGTAGATGTCTGGGCGGAGCTGCCTCTGGGTCCCTCAGGATGGGGTGACATTGAGGAGCCAAAGGCCCCCTCGCGCCTGGATCTCTTTCACAGGCTTCTGTTGCTGGACCATTCACTAGCTGACCATCTGAATGAGGAT TGTCTGAATGGCTCCCAGCTGCTTGTGAATTTTGGCCTGAGCCCTGCTGCTCCTCTGACTCCTCATCAGTTTGCTCTGCTGTGCCCAGCCTTGCTTTATCAGATCGACAGCCGTGTCTGCATCCAGGCTGCTATTCCAAACCCCCCAGGGGATCTACTATCTG TCCTGGTTCATAGTGCCCTGGCAGTCCTGCTGCTcagcctccctgctcctctctccctgctgctgctgcggctCCTGGGATCTCATCTATTGCGGCCCCTGCTGGGCTTCCTCGGAACCCTGGCCGTGGGCACACTCTGTGGGGATGCGCTGCTGCACCTGCTGCCGCAT GCACAAGGAGGGCAGCATGCTGCTCCTAACGGACGACCCCAGGAAGACCTGGGTCCAGGGCTGTCGGTGCTTGGTGGtctcttcctgctcttcttcctggAGAACATGCTAGGAATTCTACAGCGCCGAGGGATCAGGCCA AGATGCTGCAGGCGAAAAAGAAAGGATCTCAGAACACCAAACCTGGACCCAGAGGATGGCAGTGGGATGGCACTTCAGCCCCTACCAGCAGCTCCAG AGCCAGGAGCTCAGGGCTTCAGGGAGCAGGACAGCCAGACCCCAGCAGCCCCAGTCCCTCCTGGGCACCAAGGCCACAGTCACAGGCATCAAGGTGGCAGTGACACCAGTCTAACATGGATGGTCCTCCTGGGAGATGGTCTGCACAACCTCACTGATGGGCTGGCCATAG GTGCTGCCTTCTCTGATGGCTTCTCCAGTGGCTTCAGCACCACTCTAGCAGTGTTCTGCCATGAAATGCCCCACGAGCTGG GTGACTTTGCCATGCTGCTCAGGGCCGGGCTGCCCTTTCagcggctgctgctgctgagccTGGTGTCTGGAGTTCTCGGCCTCGGGGGTGCAGCCTTGGGGGTGGGGCTCAGTTTGGGCCCTGTCCCCCTCACTCCCTGGGTGTTTGGGGTCACTGCTGGGGTCTTCCTCTATGTGGCCCTTGTGGACATG ctcccagccctgctgcGTCCTCCTGAgcccctccctccactggaggTTGTActgcaggggctggggctgctgctgGGTGGCGGCCTCATGCTCACCATAGCCCTAATGGAGGAGCAGCTGCAGCCCCAGGGCTCTGATGGCTGA
- the SLC39A5 gene encoding zinc transporter ZIP5 isoform X5, with amino-acid sequence MMGLPVSHLLAGLCVCVALGWGGVSAPNLGPAELEQNHYLAQLFGLYGENGTLTSGGLARLLHSLGLGRVQGLRLGHHGPSAGRAVPPSGDNSTHRPQDPDLNVDVWAELPLGPSGWGDIEEPKAPSRLDLFHRLLLLDHSLADHLNEDCLNGSQLLVNFGLSPAAPLTPHQFALLCPALLYQIDSRVCIQAAIPNPPGDLLSVLVHSALAVLLLSLPAPLSLLLLRLLGSHLLRPLLGFLGTLAVGTLCGDALLHLLPHAQGGQHAAPNGRPQEDLGPGLSVLGGLFLLFFLENMLGILQRRGIRPRCCRRKRKDLRTPNLDPEDGSGMALQPLPAAPEPGAQGFREQDSQTPAAPVPPGHQGHSHRHQGGSDTSLTWMVLLGDGLHNLTDGLAIGDFAMLLRAGLPFQRLLLLSLVSGVLGLGGAALGLPALLRPPEPLPPLEVVLQGLGLLLGGGLMLTIALMEEQLQPQGSDG; translated from the exons ATGATGGGGCTCCCAGTGAGTCATCTGTTGgctggcttgtgtgtgtgtgtggccttggGCTGGGGAGGAGTTTCAGCCCCCAACCTGGGCCCTGCGGAGCTGGAGCAGAACCATTACCTGGCCCAGCTGTTTGGCCTGTATGGGGAGAATGGCACACTGACTTCCGGGGGCCTTGCGAGGCTTCTCCACAGCCTGGGACTAGGCCGAGTTCAGGGGCTGCGCCTGGGacaccatgggccttcagctggGCGGGCTGTACCCCCATCTGGAGATAACTCTACACACAG GCCACAGGACCCTGATTTGAATGTAGATGTCTGGGCGGAGCTGCCTCTGGGTCCCTCAGGATGGGGTGACATTGAGGAGCCAAAGGCCCCCTCGCGCCTGGATCTCTTTCACAGGCTTCTGTTGCTGGACCATTCACTAGCTGACCATCTGAATGAGGAT TGTCTGAATGGCTCCCAGCTGCTTGTGAATTTTGGCCTGAGCCCTGCTGCTCCTCTGACTCCTCATCAGTTTGCTCTGCTGTGCCCAGCCTTGCTTTATCAGATCGACAGCCGTGTCTGCATCCAGGCTGCTATTCCAAACCCCCCAGGGGATCTACTATCTG TCCTGGTTCATAGTGCCCTGGCAGTCCTGCTGCTcagcctccctgctcctctctccctgctgctgctgcggctCCTGGGATCTCATCTATTGCGGCCCCTGCTGGGCTTCCTCGGAACCCTGGCCGTGGGCACACTCTGTGGGGATGCGCTGCTGCACCTGCTGCCGCAT GCACAAGGAGGGCAGCATGCTGCTCCTAACGGACGACCCCAGGAAGACCTGGGTCCAGGGCTGTCGGTGCTTGGTGGtctcttcctgctcttcttcctggAGAACATGCTAGGAATTCTACAGCGCCGAGGGATCAGGCCA AGATGCTGCAGGCGAAAAAGAAAGGATCTCAGAACACCAAACCTGGACCCAGAGGATGGCAGTGGGATGGCACTTCAGCCCCTACCAGCAGCTCCAG AGCCAGGAGCTCAGGGCTTCAGGGAGCAGGACAGCCAGACCCCAGCAGCCCCAGTCCCTCCTGGGCACCAAGGCCACAGTCACAGGCATCAAGGTGGCAGTGACACCAGTCTAACATGGATGGTCCTCCTGGGAGATGGTCTGCACAACCTCACTGATGGGCTGGCCATAG GTGACTTTGCCATGCTGCTCAGGGCCGGGCTGCCCTTTCagcggctgctgctgctgagccTGGTGTCTGGAGTTCTCGGCCTCGGGGGTGCAGCCTTGGGG ctcccagccctgctgcGTCCTCCTGAgcccctccctccactggaggTTGTActgcaggggctggggctgctgctgGGTGGCGGCCTCATGCTCACCATAGCCCTAATGGAGGAGCAGCTGCAGCCCCAGGGCTCTGATGGCTGA